From uncultured Roseateles sp., the proteins below share one genomic window:
- a CDS encoding multidrug effflux MFS transporter, with protein MNPNANTLWRAPRWALSVLLACLAMIGPFSIDTYLPAFSGIAAALHATPLEMQQTLSAYLFGFALMNLFHGALSDSLGRRPVVLVGLAIFTLASVGCALSTSIGQLVFFRALQGMSAGAGIVVSRAIIRDMFPPADAQRVMSQVTIFFGVAPAIAPIVGGFLFVHADWHSIFWFLTLVGSALLIANWRLLPETLDPAQKQPFEVRHLMRGYWELCSSPRFLLLAMASGIPFNGMFLYVLSAPVFLGELLHMGPTQFWWFFCITIGGIMAGAFLSGRLAGRVKARHQIRHGFVIMILVSAINVVLNLLFEPHPAWALLPIGVFAFGWALMVPVVTLMVLDLAPDRRGMASSLQACIGSAANGLVAGVIAPLVMHSNVQLALTSMGMMCIGLVAWIWVKPQLPR; from the coding sequence GCGTGCCCCCCGCTGGGCCCTGTCCGTGCTACTGGCCTGTCTGGCCATGATCGGGCCGTTCTCGATCGACACCTATCTGCCGGCCTTCTCGGGCATTGCCGCCGCGCTGCATGCCACGCCGCTGGAGATGCAGCAAACGCTGTCGGCCTATCTGTTCGGCTTTGCGCTGATGAATCTGTTCCATGGCGCGCTGTCCGACAGCCTGGGCCGCCGGCCGGTGGTGCTGGTCGGCCTGGCCATCTTCACCCTGGCCTCGGTGGGCTGCGCTTTAAGCACCAGCATCGGCCAGCTGGTGTTCTTCCGCGCGCTGCAAGGCATGTCGGCGGGGGCGGGCATCGTGGTGTCGCGGGCCATCATCCGTGACATGTTCCCGCCTGCCGATGCGCAGCGGGTGATGTCGCAGGTGACGATCTTCTTCGGCGTGGCTCCGGCCATCGCACCCATCGTCGGTGGCTTCTTGTTCGTCCATGCCGACTGGCATTCGATCTTCTGGTTCCTGACCCTGGTCGGCAGTGCGCTGCTGATCGCCAACTGGCGCTTGCTGCCCGAGACCTTGGATCCTGCGCAGAAGCAGCCCTTCGAGGTGCGCCACCTGATGCGCGGCTACTGGGAGTTGTGCTCCAGCCCGCGTTTCCTGCTGCTGGCCATGGCCAGCGGCATACCGTTCAACGGCATGTTTCTGTACGTGCTGTCGGCGCCGGTGTTCCTGGGCGAGCTGCTGCACATGGGGCCGACGCAGTTCTGGTGGTTCTTCTGCATCACCATTGGCGGCATCATGGCCGGCGCCTTCCTCAGCGGCCGTCTGGCCGGCCGGGTCAAGGCCCGGCACCAGATCCGCCATGGCTTCGTCATCATGATTCTGGTCTCGGCCATCAATGTGGTGCTGAACCTGCTGTTCGAGCCGCACCCGGCCTGGGCCCTGCTGCCGATAGGCGTGTTCGCCTTCGGCTGGGCGCTGATGGTGCCGGTGGTGACCCTGATGGTGCTGGACCTGGCGCCTGATAGGCGCGGCATGGCGTCTTCGCTGCAGGCCTGCATAGGCAGCGCCGCCAACGGCCTGGTGGCGGGTGTGATCGCGCCCCTGGTGATGCATTCCAATGTGCAGCTGGCGCTGACCTCGATGGGCATGATGTGCATAGGCTTGGTGGCCTGGATCTGGGTCAAGCCGCAGCTGCCGCGCTGA
- a CDS encoding carbonic anhydrase translates to MQAMRYATLSLVCCLLAGQTWANEPAAPVKKTPAKAAVKTETKAEAGMEAKPAATASRGGDETLDSLRMKLAERLGTKPDGSPGQMQLTTKGGPAAPAGRAGAKAASAPVGHGAEIHWGYDGQGGPERWGQLRPDFNKCASGTRQSPIDIREGIAVDLEPIAFDYKPSNFSVIDNGHTVQVNVAQGNAIQIMGRRYELLQFHFHRPSEERINGRQFDMVAHLVHKDAEGRLAVVAVLLDRGSTHALIQTVWANLPLEKNELQQAQVMLDLNQLLPESRLYYTYMGSLTTPPCSEGVLWMVLKQPVQVSNQQINIFSRLYPMNARPVQPAQGRLIKESN, encoded by the coding sequence ATGCAAGCAATGCGATATGCCACGCTGAGTCTGGTCTGCTGCCTGTTGGCAGGTCAGACCTGGGCCAATGAGCCCGCCGCGCCCGTCAAGAAGACGCCGGCCAAGGCGGCGGTCAAGACCGAGACCAAGGCCGAGGCGGGGATGGAGGCCAAGCCCGCGGCGACTGCCTCGCGTGGTGGCGACGAAACACTGGACAGCCTGCGCATGAAGCTGGCCGAGCGCCTGGGCACCAAGCCCGACGGCTCGCCTGGCCAGATGCAGCTGACCACCAAGGGCGGCCCGGCCGCTCCCGCCGGCCGAGCCGGTGCCAAGGCCGCTTCCGCCCCCGTCGGCCATGGCGCCGAGATCCATTGGGGCTATGACGGCCAGGGCGGCCCAGAGCGTTGGGGCCAGCTGCGCCCGGACTTCAACAAATGTGCGTCCGGCACGCGCCAGAGCCCTATCGACATCCGCGAGGGCATTGCCGTCGATCTGGAGCCCATAGCCTTCGACTACAAGCCCAGCAATTTCTCGGTCATAGACAACGGCCACACGGTGCAGGTCAATGTGGCCCAGGGCAATGCAATCCAGATCATGGGCCGGCGCTACGAGCTCTTGCAGTTCCACTTCCACCGCCCTAGCGAGGAGCGCATCAACGGCCGTCAGTTCGACATGGTTGCCCACCTGGTGCACAAGGATGCCGAGGGCCGCTTGGCGGTCGTCGCCGTGCTGCTGGACCGGGGCTCCACCCACGCACTGATACAGACCGTCTGGGCCAATCTGCCGCTGGAGAAGAACGAGCTGCAGCAGGCCCAGGTGATGCTGGATCTGAACCAGTTGCTGCCCGAGAGCCGCCTCTATTACACCTATATGGGGTCCCTCACCACACCACCCTGCAGCGAGGGTGTGCTGTGGATGGTGTTGAAGCAGCCGGTGCAGGTGTCCAACCAGCAGATCAATATCTTCTCGCGCCTGTATCCGATGAATGCGCGGCCGGTGCAGCCGGCGCAGGGGCGGTTGATCAAGGAGTCAAACTAA
- a CDS encoding PEP-CTERM sorting domain-containing protein, whose protein sequence is MQFRPTVLVLALAGLAPQAQAQAQARFSLTPLGDLGGGHVVAKAVNDAGQVVGTARLADGGSRAFVYTQAGGMSELPTLGSSVSSAVAIASNGLILGTSGMRAFVYEAGVAQLFGPDRLQPIAINAQGAVLATADDQLRLYGRNGSFQALPALGGSGSISFGRALNDQGVVVGFALLPRDSFYRAFSYGQGVMHSLGDLGNRDSQAAAINNAGQIVGGSSQAYGRLQAFVYREGVMHGLATPSGDSRATAISSSGVVGGEAYATGAIGSTAVIWTDGGQTMARLNTLVTRDWRFESVVGITASDQVVVNGIFQGGQQAAAMLALHPDWQGGDGRWDDAAHWNYSGLGTLGHAPGQAHDVVIHGGAGSATILGSADGRARSVSLGAAAGQQLLFKLNGGSTRTLNGTVLKAGAVLGGSGRLEGGLTVQQGASVQLGAGEAMSLGGGGVAHSGVLKVLGTAQAPAVFSNSAAFNSGAGSQIKVEHGNLDFAGGLVLEGRMNFSHGNVSGPVQVLAGGQLLADKGSNTFNDLLDVSAGAELLINQGSSATFFGPVVQRTGALFSGSGQKYYEGGLSLGGSPGLGVDAGNVGFGAANLYLAELGGASACTLACGKDEALRNRSFDKYIVNGHLSFGGTLKLASWQGFSAQAGQSFDLFDWGSSSGSFERLDASDFAHAAGTVLDFSRLYSTGEVRVLAVPEPASQALWLAGLGGLAAWAARRRRLA, encoded by the coding sequence ATGCAATTTCGCCCCACCGTATTGGTGCTCGCGCTGGCCGGCCTGGCCCCCCAGGCCCAGGCCCAGGCCCAGGCTCGTTTCAGCCTGACCCCGCTGGGCGATCTCGGCGGCGGCCATGTCGTCGCCAAAGCTGTGAACGACGCCGGTCAGGTGGTGGGCACGGCCCGCCTCGCCGACGGTGGGTCCCGCGCCTTTGTCTATACGCAGGCGGGAGGGATGAGCGAGTTGCCGACCTTGGGCTCCTCCGTCAGCAGCGCGGTCGCCATCGCCTCCAACGGCCTGATACTCGGCACCTCGGGCATGCGGGCCTTTGTCTATGAGGCCGGCGTGGCGCAGCTCTTCGGGCCCGATCGCCTTCAGCCCATCGCCATCAATGCCCAGGGTGCGGTGCTGGCGACAGCCGACGACCAGTTGCGTCTCTATGGGCGCAATGGCAGCTTCCAGGCTCTACCCGCCCTGGGCGGCAGCGGCAGCATCAGTTTCGGCCGTGCCCTGAATGACCAGGGCGTGGTGGTTGGATTCGCCCTCCTGCCGCGCGATTCCTTCTACCGGGCCTTCAGCTACGGCCAAGGGGTGATGCACAGTCTGGGCGACCTGGGCAACCGCGACAGCCAGGCAGCGGCGATCAACAACGCCGGCCAGATCGTGGGTGGGTCGAGTCAGGCCTATGGCCGCCTGCAGGCCTTTGTCTACCGCGAGGGTGTCATGCACGGCCTGGCCACCCCCTCTGGCGATAGCCGTGCCACGGCCATCAGCAGCTCCGGCGTGGTCGGCGGCGAGGCCTACGCCACGGGTGCGATCGGCTCGACTGCGGTGATCTGGACCGATGGCGGCCAGACGATGGCCCGGCTCAACACCCTGGTGACAAGGGATTGGCGCTTTGAGAGCGTGGTGGGCATCACGGCGAGCGACCAGGTCGTCGTCAACGGCATCTTCCAAGGCGGGCAGCAGGCGGCGGCGATGCTTGCCCTGCACCCCGATTGGCAGGGCGGCGACGGCCGTTGGGACGATGCCGCGCACTGGAATTACTCGGGCCTAGGCACGCTGGGCCATGCCCCCGGGCAGGCGCACGACGTGGTGATACATGGCGGCGCCGGCAGCGCGACCATTCTGGGCAGCGCGGATGGCCGCGCGCGCAGCGTGAGCCTGGGTGCGGCGGCGGGTCAGCAATTGCTATTCAAGCTCAATGGCGGCAGCACCCGCACCCTGAACGGCACGGTGTTGAAGGCCGGTGCGGTGCTCGGCGGCAGCGGACGCCTGGAGGGCGGCCTGACGGTGCAGCAGGGGGCGAGCGTGCAGCTCGGGGCCGGCGAGGCGATGAGCCTGGGCGGCGGAGGGGTGGCCCACAGCGGTGTGCTGAAGGTGCTGGGCACCGCCCAGGCCCCGGCCGTGTTCAGCAACAGTGCCGCCTTCAACAGCGGCGCCGGCAGTCAGATCAAGGTGGAGCACGGCAATCTGGACTTCGCCGGCGGGCTGGTCCTGGAGGGCCGGATGAACTTCAGCCACGGCAATGTCTCGGGCCCGGTGCAAGTGCTGGCGGGCGGGCAGCTGCTGGCGGACAAGGGCAGCAACACCTTCAACGACTTGCTGGACGTGAGCGCCGGTGCCGAGCTGCTGATCAACCAGGGCAGCTCCGCCACCTTCTTCGGCCCGGTCGTGCAGCGCACCGGCGCCCTCTTCAGCGGCAGCGGTCAGAAGTATTACGAGGGAGGGCTGTCCCTTGGCGGCTCTCCCGGACTGGGGGTGGACGCCGGCAATGTCGGCTTCGGCGCGGCCAATCTGTATCTGGCCGAGCTCGGCGGCGCCAGTGCCTGCACCCTGGCCTGCGGCAAAGATGAAGCGCTGCGCAATCGCAGCTTCGACAAATACATCGTCAACGGCCATCTGAGCTTTGGCGGCACGCTCAAGCTGGCCTCCTGGCAGGGCTTCAGCGCCCAGGCCGGGCAGAGCTTCGATCTGTTCGACTGGGGCAGTAGCAGCGGCAGTTTCGAGCGGCTGGACGCCAGCGACTTCGCCCACGCTGCGGGCACGGTGCTGGATTTCTCCAGGCTTTACAGCACCGGCGAGGTCCGCGTGCTGGCGGTACCCGAGCCCGCCAGCCAGGCGCTGTGGCTGGCCGGCCTGGGCGGCCTGGCGGCCTGGGCCGCGCGGCGCAGACGCTTGGCCTGA
- a CDS encoding intradiol ring-cleavage dioxygenase, with protein MTPDHTHSDPHDQGLIHDLEVLGHQFLQRRRALLWLGGASALTLLGCGGGGDEASAATTTSTGGSTGSTGGSGSSTSSCSVIPEETAGPYPGDGSNSSNGGIANALTLSGIVRSDIRTSIGSASGVAQGVPLTIKLRLVNTGASCADLSGYAIYLWHCDREGRYSMYSAGVTAENYLRGVQPTGSDGVATFTTIFPGCYDGRMPHMHFEVFRSANSASAYSNKLKTSQIAFPSDVCSTVYNGASGYATSVTNFARISFQSDNVFSDGVTLQLASVTGSVAAGYVATLTVGISA; from the coding sequence ATGACACCCGATCACACCCATTCCGACCCGCATGACCAGGGCCTGATCCACGACCTGGAGGTGCTGGGTCACCAGTTTCTGCAGCGCCGCCGCGCCCTGCTGTGGCTGGGCGGAGCCAGTGCACTGACCCTGCTGGGCTGCGGCGGCGGTGGCGATGAGGCCAGCGCTGCCACGACCACATCCACTGGCGGCAGTACAGGTAGCACGGGCGGCTCGGGCAGCAGCACCAGCAGCTGCAGCGTGATCCCCGAAGAGACCGCCGGCCCCTATCCCGGTGACGGTTCCAACTCGTCCAATGGCGGCATCGCCAATGCCTTGACGCTCAGCGGCATTGTGCGCAGCGACATCCGCACCAGCATTGGCAGCGCCAGCGGCGTGGCCCAGGGCGTGCCGCTGACGATCAAGCTCCGGTTGGTCAACACGGGAGCCAGCTGCGCCGATCTGTCCGGCTACGCCATCTATCTGTGGCATTGCGACCGCGAGGGCCGTTACTCGATGTACTCGGCAGGCGTGACGGCCGAGAACTATCTGCGCGGCGTGCAGCCCACCGGCAGCGATGGCGTGGCCACCTTCACCACCATCTTCCCGGGCTGCTACGACGGCCGCATGCCCCATATGCACTTCGAGGTGTTCCGCAGCGCCAACAGCGCCAGCGCCTACTCGAACAAGCTGAAGACCTCGCAGATCGCCTTCCCTAGCGATGTCTGCTCCACCGTCTACAACGGCGCCAGCGGCTATGCCACCAGCGTCACCAACTTCGCCCGCATCAGCTTCCAAAGCGACAATGTGTTCAGCGATGGGGTGACATTGCAGCTGGCCAGCGTCACCGGCAGCGTGGCCGCCGGCTATGTCGCTACCCTGACGGTGGGCATATCCGCCTGA
- a CDS encoding response regulator transcription factor, giving the protein MIRCLVVDDDSEIRQGLQAFLERFGMQVSVAADGRQMRQILGASAFDVVVLDIMLPDASGLDLCRWVAQQHATPVIMLTAQGDPGSRIVGLEMGADDYLGKPFEPRELVARINAVLRRAGKGTAPQGAAPQPSRQLRFEGWAFDRLLRQLVSPQQVVVALSSAEFRLLSAFVERPGRVLSRDQLIELTRAPGVEVNDRSVDLAVSRLRQKLGDSPREPRLIRTLRGEGYLFDVKVST; this is encoded by the coding sequence ATGATCCGATGTCTGGTGGTCGATGACGACAGCGAGATCCGCCAGGGCCTGCAGGCCTTTCTGGAGCGCTTCGGCATGCAGGTCAGTGTTGCCGCCGATGGCCGGCAGATGCGCCAGATTCTCGGCGCGTCAGCCTTCGACGTGGTTGTGCTGGACATCATGCTGCCCGACGCCAGCGGCCTGGACCTGTGCCGCTGGGTGGCCCAGCAGCATGCCACTCCGGTGATCATGCTGACCGCCCAGGGCGACCCGGGCAGCCGCATCGTCGGCCTGGAAATGGGCGCCGACGACTATCTGGGCAAGCCCTTCGAACCGCGCGAGCTGGTGGCTCGCATCAACGCCGTGCTGCGCCGCGCCGGCAAGGGCACAGCGCCGCAGGGTGCGGCACCCCAGCCCTCGCGCCAGCTGCGCTTCGAGGGCTGGGCGTTTGACCGGCTGCTGCGTCAGCTGGTCTCGCCGCAGCAGGTGGTGGTGGCCCTGTCCAGCGCCGAGTTCCGCCTGCTCAGCGCCTTCGTCGAGCGCCCGGGTCGGGTGCTCAGCCGCGACCAGCTGATCGAGCTGACGCGGGCGCCCGGCGTCGAGGTCAATGATCGCAGCGTCGATCTGGCGGTGTCGCGCCTGCGCCAGAAGCTGGGCGATTCGCCGCGCGAGCCGCGGCTGATACGCACCTTGCGCGGCGAGGGCTATCTGTTCGACGTCAAGGTCAGCACATGA
- a CDS encoding ATP-binding protein — protein sequence MNWLRRCWRDTLFKRLFILLWVTLVGSHFLAFSLVMSQVGRPERGEGGGAGGPGHEARSGWSRLLIFPSLPPMGGRSEDRRPPHEHSESPPGADTGLPPPRLGGRFERGLPGWLLAMDYGVRMLIIALAAWFGAAWLSRPMRRLSAAAHGLGEALQRDAAPPTLDETQGTVEVREAAQVFNRMASQLQEQFKARGLLVAAISHDLRTPLTRMRLRLETLEHEPAAQRCVADIHEMDGLIESVLQVFRGAHASEAPVSMDMLALAQSLADDLVEQGHAVTVQGEPALARVQPTALRRVLGNLLGNALRYGERAEVTVVVDGNTVLLHVDDQGPGIPEDQLEAVFQPFFRVESSRNRATGGTGLGLYIARDLISRQGGQLRLSNRPAGGLRAELHLPRA from the coding sequence ATGAACTGGCTGCGCCGATGCTGGCGTGACACCCTGTTCAAGCGCCTCTTCATCTTGCTGTGGGTGACACTGGTGGGCAGCCACTTCCTGGCGTTCTCGCTGGTCATGTCCCAAGTGGGTCGGCCCGAGCGGGGTGAGGGAGGTGGCGCCGGCGGACCCGGTCACGAGGCGCGATCCGGTTGGTCTCGGCTGTTGATCTTTCCTTCGCTGCCGCCGATGGGGGGCCGGAGCGAAGACCGTCGGCCGCCCCACGAACACAGCGAGTCGCCGCCCGGGGCTGACACTGGCCTGCCGCCCCCGCGTCTTGGCGGGCGTTTCGAGCGCGGCCTTCCCGGCTGGTTGCTGGCCATGGACTACGGTGTGCGCATGCTGATCATCGCGCTGGCCGCCTGGTTCGGCGCGGCCTGGTTGTCGCGGCCGATGCGGCGCCTGTCGGCTGCTGCCCATGGCCTGGGCGAGGCCTTGCAGCGCGACGCGGCCCCGCCGACGCTGGACGAAACTCAGGGCACGGTCGAGGTGCGCGAGGCCGCCCAGGTCTTCAACCGGATGGCCAGCCAGCTGCAGGAGCAATTCAAGGCGCGCGGCCTGTTGGTGGCGGCCATCTCGCACGACCTGCGCACGCCGCTGACGCGCATGCGCCTGCGACTCGAGACCCTGGAGCATGAGCCTGCCGCCCAGCGCTGCGTGGCCGACATCCACGAAATGGATGGCCTGATCGAATCGGTGCTGCAGGTGTTCCGCGGCGCCCATGCCAGCGAGGCGCCGGTCAGCATGGACATGCTGGCGCTGGCCCAGTCACTGGCCGATGACCTGGTCGAGCAGGGCCATGCCGTCACGGTGCAGGGCGAACCGGCGCTCGCCCGCGTACAGCCCACGGCCTTGCGCCGCGTGCTCGGCAATCTGCTGGGCAATGCGCTGCGCTACGGCGAGCGTGCCGAGGTCACGGTGGTGGTGGACGGCAACACCGTGCTGCTGCACGTCGATGACCAGGGGCCGGGGATTCCCGAGGATCAGCTGGAGGCGGTGTTCCAGCCATTTTTCCGCGTCGAGTCCTCGCGCAATCGCGCCACCGGCGGCACCGGCCTGGGCCTGTACATCGCTCGAGACCTGATCAGCCGCCAGGGCGGGCAACTGCGCCTGAGCAACCGGCCGGCCGGGGGGCTGCGGGCCGAACTGCACCTGCCCCGGGCCTGA